A genome region from Streptomyces pratensis includes the following:
- a CDS encoding ADP-ribosylglycohydrolase family protein has product MATTGQGHAVGGTSWGARVARRSRVRGALLGGAIGDALGNPVEFLSLDGIRRAHGEHGVRGPVADSDGVVGRITDDTQMTLFTVEGLIRAHARASAKGIGGAETELVRNAYLRWLDTQNYPSPPSRGGDDQVRTGRLRQEPWLYARRAPGNACLTGLASRHVPDPGAPLALPGPVNPHSKGCGTVMRSAPFGLLGADAATAFGLAARCALITHGHPTGAYAAGALAAIVTHLLEGDSPAGAVLRAMDLLGRHRGHEETTAALRAAVDLAALGGPTAERVESLGAGWVAEEALAIAVYCALVLPGADDVAEALLLSVNHSGDSDSTGAVCGNLLGARHGDVRLPASWLVLTEGRSVIAELADDLCTELEQPVAWPEGRYPPY; this is encoded by the coding sequence GTGGCGACGACGGGACAGGGACATGCGGTCGGGGGGACGTCGTGGGGCGCCCGCGTCGCCCGCCGGTCCAGGGTGCGGGGCGCGCTGCTGGGCGGCGCGATCGGGGACGCGCTGGGCAACCCCGTCGAGTTCCTCTCCCTGGACGGCATCCGCCGTGCCCACGGTGAGCACGGCGTGCGCGGCCCCGTCGCGGACTCCGACGGGGTCGTCGGACGGATCACGGACGACACCCAGATGACGCTCTTCACGGTCGAAGGACTGATCAGGGCCCACGCCCGGGCATCCGCCAAGGGCATCGGAGGCGCGGAGACCGAGCTGGTGCGCAACGCCTACCTGCGCTGGCTGGACACCCAGAACTACCCTTCGCCGCCTTCCCGCGGCGGCGACGACCAGGTGCGGACCGGCCGGCTCAGGCAGGAGCCCTGGCTGTACGCACGCCGCGCGCCCGGCAACGCGTGTCTGACCGGCCTTGCATCCCGCCATGTCCCGGATCCCGGCGCACCGCTCGCCCTCCCCGGTCCCGTCAATCCGCACTCCAAAGGGTGCGGCACGGTGATGAGGTCGGCCCCCTTCGGGCTGCTGGGCGCGGACGCGGCGACGGCCTTCGGGCTCGCCGCCCGATGCGCGCTTATCACCCATGGGCATCCCACCGGGGCGTACGCGGCGGGCGCGCTCGCCGCGATCGTCACGCACCTGCTGGAGGGCGACTCGCCGGCGGGCGCCGTGCTGCGTGCCATGGACCTGTTGGGCCGCCATCGCGGCCACGAGGAGACGACGGCCGCGCTGCGTGCTGCGGTCGACCTCGCGGCTCTGGGCGGGCCCACGGCCGAGCGTGTCGAGTCCCTGGGTGCGGGCTGGGTCGCCGAGGAGGCCCTCGCCATCGCCGTGTACTGCGCGCTGGTGCTCCCGGGGGCCGACGACGTGGCCGAGGCGTTGCTGCTCTCCGTCAACCACTCCGGCGACAGCGACTCCACAGGGGCGGTCTGCGGCAATCTGCTCGGCGCGCGCCACGGTGACGTACGGCTGCCCGCCTCCTGGCTGGTCCTCACCGAGGGGCGGTCGGTGATCGCCGAACTCGCCGACGATCTGTGCACGGAGCTGGAGCAGCCGGTGGCATGGCCGGAGGGCCGCTACCCGCCGTACTGA